One segment of Streptomyces bathyalis DNA contains the following:
- a CDS encoding SGNH/GDSL hydrolase family protein, translating to MGYALLAGLAAIVVLVSTAVFIGVGGDDGSLDGITQGTRDDAAPASSGNWVGTWSAPAVAAEPNTPDGYAKMSIRNVVHTSVGGSGARITLSNLYGTKPLTITHATLALAAAPSNPTAATGTMRRLTFGNSRTVTIPPGRKAVSDAVRLNVPHAADLLVTTYSPKPSGPVTYHPYARQTSYVAQGDKAEETSGTAFTQQSPYWRHLTAVDVWTNQTRGAVAVLGDSITDGITSSPGANRRWTDFLAERLRTERDAPRYSVVNGGISGNRVLVDGPRYSPNNGPSGLTRMQRDVLSCSGVRAVVIEMGLNDIIKPPRQNRPDRIVDGLRKLVKYAHARGLRVVGGTLTPFGGHRGYERQLDVIRQQVNEEIRSGKVFDEVVDFDAALRDPADPNRLRPAYDSGDHLHPSDNGYRAMAEALDLKLLRGTSPART from the coding sequence ATGGGTTATGCCTTGCTCGCCGGTCTGGCGGCGATCGTCGTGCTTGTGTCCACCGCTGTCTTCATCGGCGTGGGCGGTGACGACGGCAGTCTCGACGGCATCACGCAGGGCACCCGTGACGACGCGGCGCCCGCCTCCTCGGGCAACTGGGTCGGCACCTGGTCGGCACCCGCTGTGGCTGCCGAGCCCAACACCCCTGACGGCTACGCCAAGATGTCGATACGTAACGTCGTCCACACCTCGGTGGGCGGGTCCGGCGCACGTATCACCCTCTCCAACCTCTACGGCACCAAGCCGCTCACCATCACCCACGCGACGCTCGCCCTCGCCGCCGCGCCCAGCAACCCCACCGCGGCCACGGGCACGATGCGCCGGCTGACCTTCGGCAACTCCCGCACGGTGACGATCCCTCCGGGGCGCAAGGCCGTCAGCGACGCGGTGCGGCTCAACGTCCCGCACGCCGCGGACCTGCTCGTCACCACCTACTCCCCGAAGCCCTCCGGGCCGGTGACGTACCACCCCTACGCGCGTCAGACGAGCTACGTGGCGCAGGGCGACAAGGCCGAGGAGACCTCGGGCACGGCCTTCACCCAGCAGAGCCCGTACTGGCGCCACCTGACCGCCGTCGATGTGTGGACCAATCAGACGCGGGGCGCGGTCGCCGTGCTCGGCGACTCCATCACCGACGGCATCACCTCCAGCCCCGGCGCCAACCGCCGCTGGACGGACTTCCTCGCCGAACGTCTGCGCACGGAACGGGACGCGCCCCGGTACAGCGTCGTCAACGGCGGCATCAGCGGTAACCGTGTCCTGGTCGACGGGCCCCGCTACTCGCCCAACAACGGCCCCAGCGGCCTGACCCGCATGCAGCGCGACGTGCTCTCCTGTTCCGGTGTCAGGGCCGTCGTCATCGAGATGGGCCTCAACGACATCATCAAGCCGCCCCGGCAGAACAGGCCTGACCGGATCGTCGACGGCCTGCGGAAGCTGGTGAAGTACGCGCACGCCCGCGGCCTTCGCGTCGTCGGCGGCACCCTCACACCCTTCGGCGGCCACCGCGGCTACGAACGGCAGCTGGATGTGATCCGGCAGCAGGTGAACGAGGAGATCCGCTCCGGCAAGGTCTTCGACGAGGTGGTCGACTTCGACGCCGCGCTGCGCGACCCGGCCGACCCCAACCGCCTGCGCCCCGCGTACGACTCCGGCGACCACCTGCACCCGAGCGACAACGGATACCGGGCGATGG